The following coding sequences are from one Elusimicrobium minutum Pei191 window:
- a CDS encoding CpXC domain-containing protein — protein MKSIKGLAEIKCPNGCEEFESEFWSLVAADSAPELKDAVLGGELNLVCCPKCNHYFYYENNLIYLDPALNLLVFVFSEKEKNNQSSLKEKMHHDFEILKKSLSKEMNINGEPVYVFGLAALKELLEKDSVLAAESEVVAASSAVAGYKIITLRPDYARANNYPMYVPTKNSKEAADLYSAAEDVLAKGLNSKLLKKFAEDIKKGKTEPLFL, from the coding sequence ATGAAATCAATTAAAGGTTTGGCTGAAATAAAATGCCCCAACGGGTGTGAGGAATTTGAAAGCGAATTTTGGTCTTTAGTGGCGGCGGATTCCGCGCCGGAACTTAAAGACGCCGTTCTAGGAGGGGAGCTTAACCTTGTCTGCTGCCCAAAGTGCAACCATTACTTTTATTATGAGAATAATTTAATATACTTAGACCCGGCCTTAAACCTGCTTGTTTTTGTTTTTAGCGAAAAAGAAAAAAACAACCAGTCTTCTTTAAAAGAAAAAATGCATCACGATTTTGAAATTTTAAAGAAAAGCCTTTCCAAAGAAATGAATATTAACGGGGAACCTGTTTACGTTTTCGGCCTGGCCGCTTTAAAGGAACTGCTTGAAAAAGATTCTGTTCTTGCGGCCGAATCCGAGGTTGTAGCTGCTTCAAGCGCAGTTGCGGGGTATAAAATAATAACATTGCGTCCGGACTACGCGCGCGCTAATAATTATCCTATGTATGTGCCGACAAAAAATTCAAAAGAGGCTGCTGATTTATACTCGGCTGCGGAAGATGTTCTTGCCAAAGGACTAAATTCAAAACTTCTTAAAAAATTTGCCGAAGATATTAAAAAAGGAAAAACGGAACCCTTGTTTTTATGA
- a CDS encoding CCA tRNA nucleotidyltransferase, with protein MIEKKYVKFFKELGEEADRHKIKVWLVGGAVRDFYLGRKTQDVDITVEGDSKVLIDFLIKFHGAEAQEFDDFGTARVKLKNGLKLDFVRARKEVYLKPAALPKVSPSTIDKDLFRRDFTANAWALSINGATFGVYYDPFKAKQSIDKKQIKVLHDKSFIDDPTRAYRAVRFAGRFNWTIEKNTKWLLKNASKAALPSLLSRERLRAELIKILEEKEIRKIFKFLQEYDLNNFIFPKLKWHNSLTKTKNVNVRLGILACSLGAQGGDFIESLHLPRALSQELYGAWEVVNSSMAPLKELTGTQLEIIKKFNPKFCKAALTAVFITGGKIAEQGFNGKEITSVFNELRRAQFKGAVKNKNAALKFIKNKKHISNVI; from the coding sequence ATGATAGAAAAAAAATACGTCAAGTTTTTTAAAGAACTGGGTGAAGAAGCTGACAGGCATAAAATCAAAGTGTGGCTTGTGGGCGGTGCCGTACGTGATTTTTATTTGGGCCGAAAAACTCAAGATGTTGATATTACGGTTGAAGGGGACAGTAAAGTTTTAATAGATTTTCTTATTAAATTTCACGGTGCCGAGGCGCAGGAGTTTGATGATTTCGGCACCGCAAGAGTTAAACTTAAAAACGGTTTAAAACTGGATTTTGTGCGCGCCAGAAAAGAAGTTTATCTAAAACCGGCGGCGTTGCCAAAAGTGTCGCCAAGCACAATAGATAAAGACCTTTTCAGACGTGATTTTACCGCAAACGCCTGGGCGCTCAGCATAAACGGCGCGACCTTCGGTGTTTATTATGACCCTTTCAAAGCCAAGCAGTCAATTGATAAAAAACAAATAAAAGTTCTGCACGATAAAAGTTTTATTGACGACCCTACCCGCGCTTACCGCGCGGTAAGATTCGCGGGCCGTTTTAATTGGACTATAGAGAAAAACACAAAATGGCTTTTAAAAAACGCTTCAAAAGCGGCGCTTCCTTCTTTGCTTTCCAGAGAAAGGCTCCGCGCGGAACTTATTAAAATTTTAGAAGAAAAAGAAATAAGAAAAATTTTTAAATTTTTGCAGGAATATGATTTAAACAATTTTATTTTTCCTAAACTGAAATGGCATAATTCCTTAACCAAAACAAAAAATGTTAATGTCCGGCTGGGTATTTTGGCCTGTTCTTTGGGCGCGCAGGGGGGGGATTTTATAGAATCACTTCATTTGCCGCGCGCGTTATCACAGGAACTTTACGGCGCGTGGGAAGTTGTAAACTCTTCCATGGCTCCTTTAAAAGAACTTACGGGCACACAACTTGAAATTATAAAAAAGTTTAATCCTAAATTTTGTAAAGCGGCTTTAACCGCAGTTTTTATAACGGGTGGGAAAATAGCGGAGCAAGGTTTTAACGGTAAAGAAATAACAAGTGTTTTTAACGAATTAAGGCGCGCCCAGTTTAAGGGCGCGGTTAAAAATAAAAATGCCGCCTTAAAATTTATAAAAAATAAAAAACATATTTCAAATGTTATTTAA
- a CDS encoding LA_2272 family surface repeat-containing protein: protein MKKVFFAVLFCALVLPAMAVTPVKLSLWDGIAFPNENIVRGVELGIGGNTDDIAGVQFNVVWAKNQTMAGWQASWVFNDAGSFSGLQTAPINKSVDISGVSIGLVNMSYNITGFQLGFFNMADRFSGLQLGFINYARDIDRGIQLGLVNFAENGFMPVMLFINGRF, encoded by the coding sequence ATGAAAAAAGTTTTTTTTGCGGTGTTGTTTTGCGCGCTTGTTTTACCCGCTATGGCAGTAACGCCTGTTAAACTGTCTCTTTGGGACGGGATTGCGTTTCCCAATGAAAACATTGTAAGAGGGGTAGAACTGGGCATCGGCGGTAATACTGATGATATTGCGGGCGTTCAATTTAATGTTGTTTGGGCAAAAAACCAAACTATGGCAGGGTGGCAGGCAAGCTGGGTTTTTAATGACGCGGGCAGTTTTTCGGGTCTTCAAACAGCGCCTATAAATAAATCTGTTGATATCAGCGGGGTAAGCATCGGGCTTGTTAATATGTCTTACAATATTACGGGGTTTCAACTTGGGTTTTTTAACATGGCTGACCGCTTTAGCGGACTTCAGCTCGGTTTTATTAACTACGCAAGAGATATAGACCGAGGTATTCAATTAGGGCTTGTTAATTTCGCGGAAAACGGCTTTATGCCGGTAATGCTTTTTATTAACGGGCGTTTTTAA
- the tsf gene encoding translation elongation factor Ts, with protein MSLAEDIKNLREKTGAGLMDCKKALEECKGDIEAAITVLRKKGLASMAKRAGRETKEGQVVVKNDGKHYAMTFLGCETDFVARTDDFKKLAAAVCDYVLANPGLNYDEDQKIKDMISEVAPKLGENVSLKGAYNWEVSGKCGVIETYVHSDNKKAAMLELACVNGDGSCCNSDKVKEIARGLAMHSVGMQSMWLDEADIPADVIAKEQEIYKELALKEGKDEASIEKMMPGKVKKFAKDNCLLEQGTIKDNKVSVRQHLADCSKELGFELKVVRFVRF; from the coding sequence ATGTCATTAGCAGAAGATATTAAAAATTTAAGAGAGAAAACCGGCGCAGGCCTTATGGACTGCAAAAAAGCTCTTGAAGAATGTAAAGGCGATATTGAAGCCGCCATTACCGTTCTTAGAAAGAAAGGTTTAGCCAGCATGGCTAAAAGAGCCGGAAGAGAAACAAAAGAAGGCCAGGTTGTAGTTAAAAATGACGGTAAACATTACGCCATGACTTTCTTAGGCTGTGAAACTGACTTCGTTGCCCGCACGGACGATTTTAAAAAATTAGCCGCCGCCGTTTGCGACTATGTTTTGGCCAACCCCGGGCTTAACTATGATGAAGATCAAAAAATTAAAGATATGATTTCGGAAGTAGCCCCCAAATTGGGTGAAAATGTTTCACTTAAAGGCGCTTATAATTGGGAAGTTTCCGGCAAATGCGGCGTTATTGAAACTTATGTCCATTCCGATAATAAAAAAGCCGCTATGCTTGAACTCGCCTGCGTTAATGGTGACGGAAGCTGCTGCAACTCCGATAAAGTTAAAGAAATTGCCCGCGGCCTTGCCATGCATTCCGTTGGAATGCAGAGCATGTGGTTAGACGAAGCGGATATTCCCGCGGACGTTATAGCCAAAGAGCAGGAAATTTACAAAGAACTCGCTTTGAAAGAAGGTAAAGACGAAGCTTCTATTGAAAAAATGATGCCCGGCAAAGTTAAAAAATTTGCCAAAGATAACTGCTTACTTGAACAAGGCACAATTAAAGACAACAAAGTCAGCGTAAGACAGCATCTTGCGGATTGCTCAAAAGAACTTGGTTTTGAACTTAAAGTAGTAAGATTTGTAAGGTTCTAA
- a CDS encoding type IV pilin protein, with protein MKKGFTLIELLVVVLIIGILAAIALPQYTKAVERARASEAMILLRAVNDADERYFLATGSRALSLEDLDIEIPYTNKGGSPQRWTGKNFNITVYSYAIYFERTTGDYSILKYRLSCDPGMAFGLGCDKIFCRGYTDKGNEICKGATGNSNGQISGDGNKTFFAFK; from the coding sequence ATGAAAAAAGGATTTACATTAATAGAATTGCTTGTGGTTGTGCTAATTATCGGAATACTTGCCGCTATAGCCTTGCCGCAGTATACAAAAGCGGTTGAACGCGCGCGCGCTTCGGAGGCTATGATTCTTTTGCGCGCTGTTAACGACGCTGATGAAAGATATTTTCTTGCCACGGGCTCAAGGGCTCTTTCCTTGGAAGATTTGGATATTGAAATACCTTATACAAACAAAGGCGGCAGCCCGCAAAGGTGGACAGGAAAAAACTTTAATATAACAGTTTACAGCTATGCTATATATTTTGAAAGAACAACCGGCGATTATTCTATATTGAAATACCGCTTATCTTGCGATCCGGGAATGGCTTTCGGTCTCGGTTGTGATAAAATATTTTGCCGCGGATATACTGACAAAGGAAATGAAATCTGTAAAGGCGCTACGGGCAATTCTAACGGGCAGATCAGCGGCGACGGTAATAAAACATTTTTCGCTTTTAAATAG